In Aedes albopictus strain Foshan chromosome 3, AalbF5, whole genome shotgun sequence, the genomic window GCTCAACAGATCGGAACATCATCCGACGCTGTCACGCGTACCACTACAGCAATCGGCAGAGCCTTACGCTACTCAGCTACAGCAGCTCCAGAACCAGCAAGCCATGTGGGGACAATTTCAGCAACAATTGTCTGCCAGGCAGGTAGTACCGAAGGAGCTCCCAATATTCAATGGGAGTCCCGAAGAATGGCCACTTTTTATAAGCAGCTTCCACAACTCGACTGCCATGTGTGGGTACTCGCAGTCAGAAAATCTGATGAGACTGCAGAGATGTCTCAAAGGCAAGGCGCTGGAAGCTGTGAGGAGCAATCTGCTGCTACCTTCATCGGTCCCGAAGATTATGGAGACGCTGGAAACGTTGTTCGGGAGCCCAGAGCGTCTGGTCCAGTCGCTGCTCAACAAAGTGCGCAGTGTCCCCATCCCAAAAGCGGAAAGACTGGAAACGCTGGTCAATTTTGGTCTCGTTGTCCAGAATCTTGTTGGCCATCTCAAGGCCGCTAACCAGCAAGCCCACTTAACCAATCCGACCCTACTGCAAGAGCTGGTGGACAAATTGCCGCCACACCTCCGATTGGACTGGGCTTTGTATAAGAAAAGCGCTGGTCTAGTCGATCTCGGAACATTTTGTGACTACATGAGTGTCATCACGTCGGCGGCGAGTGATGTAGCGCACTTCAACGATTTCGATGGAGTACGCCCGGTGGGAAGCGAGAAACAGAGGAAGGAAAGAGCTTTCGTGAATGCTCACGTGTCTGCCGAGCCGCGGAATTTTGAACAGGGAAAGAAGGCAGAAAACCAGGAGAGACCTTGCTTCATCTGCCAGAGCGTGAAGCACCGAATCAAGGACTGCCACAAGTTCAAGTCTTCAAGTCTCGGTGACCGATTAAAAGCAGTTGAAGCACATCAGCTTTGCTCGGTCTGCCTCGTACCCCACGGAAGATGGTCGTGCAAGTCGACACGCACCTGTGGCGTCGATGGTTGCACCAAGAAACATCATCCGTCGCTTCATCCGAGTCAGCCAACTGGCACCAAACCTTCTTCCTCAGACAGCAGCGGAGCTCGTCCAAAACCGGACGCCGTTGTAAGTATTCACCGTCGAAGTCATAGTGCAGCTATATTTCGTATAATCCCTGTGGTGCTGCATGGCAAGGGAGCACAAGTAGCTACATTTGCTTTCCTTGACGAAGGTTCTTCGTCGACGCTCATCGAGAAAGAAGTCGCAGATCAGCTTAACCTCGACGGCGAGCTGCAGCCGTTATGTTTGACGTGGACGGCGAAGGTTTCTAGACACGAAGCGGACTCCAGATTGGTCAACCTGAAGATTTCGGGTGTGGAGGGCAGCAAAAGTTTCCCCTTGACTGGAGTGAGCACCGTTCGCCAGCTGGAACTTCCAGTACAGTCGCTACGGTATGGAGAATTGTCTCAACAGTTCCCATATTTGGCCGGTCTACCGGTGAAAAGTTACGAAAAGGCCGTTCCGAGAATCCTGATTGGGCTGGACAACATTAAACTGTCGCTGCCTCTTAAGACGCGGGAAGGATGTCCAAGCGGGCCAGTAGCAGCAAGAACGAGACTAGGATGGACGGTATTCGGAAGCGTAGGTGATTCGAAGATGGATTCGAGGTCGCCGCTATTGCACATTTGCAAGAGCGTGGAGGATATCAAGCTACATGACCTGGTGAAAGGATATTTCGCGGCGGAGAACTTGGCTGTATCCGTAGCTTGTGGACCAGAAGCGGAAGAAGATCGTAGAGCGAAGGAAATTTTGCGACGAACAACGGTGAAGAGAGCCGACGGCCACTACGAAACCGGATTGCTGTGGAGGAGTGATGTAGTGGAACTGCCGTCCAGTTACGACATGGCAGTGCGTCGTCTAATCTGTCTAGAACGGAAGTTAAGTAAGCGTCCAGAGCTGCAGGCGAGTTTGGAGAAGCAGATCTCCGACTATCAGTGCAAAGGCTATGCCCACAAAGCCACGCCTCAGGAGTTAGAAGGAAGCGACCCGAACCGGACATGGTATCTGCCAATCGGAGTTGTCACAAACCCACGGAAACCCGGTAAGGTGCGTATCATCTGGGACGCGGCTGCCAAAGTAAGAGGAGTGTCGCTGAACGACATGCTGTTGAAAGGGCCAGACCTTCTTTCTTCGTTGCCAGCTGTATTGTGCCGGTTTCGACAACGACAAGTAGCGATTGCAGGCGACATCCGCGAGATGTACCACCAGCTGAACATAAGAGAGGAGGACCGACAAGTTCAGCGGTTTCTTTACCGGACAGACCCGTCAACGAATCCAGAAATCTTCGTGATGGACGTGGCGATCTTCGGGTCCACGTGTTCACCGTGTTCAGCAAACTTCGTGAAGAATAAGAACGCGGAAGAATGGAAGGACGAATATCCGGAGGCGGCTACAGCAGTGGTAGAAAACCATTATGTGGATGACTACCTAGACAGTCGCGATACGGAGGAAGACATGACAAAGCTGGCAACGGATGTGCGGAGCGTGCAAGCAGCAGCCGGCTTCGAGCTGCGAAACTGGCGATCAAATTCGGAAAACGTGTTGAAGTGCCTGGGCGAGAAACCAGCGAAATCGCCGAAAGATTTCAGCATCGACAAGGAGAGCCAAGTAGAACGCGTTCTGGGTATGGCCTGGTTACCAAACGAGGACGTGTTCGTGTATTCCGTGACCTTGCCGGACGAACTCGAGCGATCAACGTCAACCAAAACTCTCACAACTAAGCGAAGCATCCTGAGATTCGTGATGAGCGTATTCGACCCGCTCGGCCTTATTTCGAACCTGCTAATTCACGGCAAGACAATTATTCAGGATCTCTGGAGAGCTCAAGTCGGATGGGACGACGCCATTCCTACCGACATCTTCGATCAATGGATGCGGTGGATCGACCAACTATCAAAATTGAACCAAGTACGAATTCCACGCTGCTACTTTCCCGATTACGATCGCGAGTGTTTCAAAACTATGCAACTCCACGTATTCGTGGACGCGAGCGAGTCCAACTTCGCTTGTATGGCTTACTTCCGTGTCATCGATCGTGGTCAGCCACGATGTTCCCTGGTAGCAGCCAAGGCCAAGGTTGCTCCACTAAAGCCGCTGTCGATCCCTAGACTGGAGCTTCAGGCGGCGGTCATCGGAAGCCGGTTAGCAAAGTCTATAGAAGAGTACCACACTCTTCCGATCAGCCGCAGATTCCTTTGGAGTGATTCCAAAACGGTTCTGTCGTGGATCAACTCGGATGCTCGCAAATATCGCCAGTACGTGGCGGTACGAATCGGTGAAATTCTGGAAGACACACGGTCCGAGGAATGGCGCTGGGTTCCCACCAAACTCAACGTCGCGGATGAGGCCACCAAATGGGGGAAAGGTCCCATGATGCAGCCGGATGGTCGCTGGTTCACTGGACCGGATTTCCTCTACATGGAGGAGAATGAGTGGCCGCAACAGCGAGTGCCACCAACCACCGAAGAAGAACTTCGTGCTATCCACGTTCATCACGTACAGTTGATTCAACCATTTGTAGAGTGCAGTCGGTTTTCCAGGTGGGAACGAATGCTTCGGGCCACAGCATACGTATACTCGTTTGTGGACCGTTGTAGGAAACAAGATGTCAAACCGGTCGGTCGTGGTCTGCAGCAGGAGGATCTTGTTCGAAGCGAGAGAGCTTTGTGGCGACTCGCTCAGGCGGAAGAATTCGCAGAAGAGTTGAccgttctggagaaaaataagaCTACAAAAGGAGAGCTGATGAAATTTGAGGCAGAAAGTCGCATCAGACAACTATCGCCGTTCTTGGACGAGTTCGGCGTAATGCGTATGGAAGGTAGGACAGAAGCATCTCCTCTGGCGGCGTACGACGCGAAGTATCCAGTGATCCTGCCGAAAACCCATCGTGTGACAGAACTGTTAGTTGACTGGTACCATAGACGGTACGGCCACCACAACGGCGAAACAGTGGTCAACGAAATTCGCCAACGATATCACATCCCAGGACTCCGGGCGATGATTCGGATGATGGCGAAGAAGTGTCGTTGGTGCGTCGTGTATAAAACGCGACCGGAGGTGCCCAGGATGGCGCCTCTTCCGGCTGCGCGAGTAACTCCATTTGTCCGTCCGTTTTCGCTGGTGGGTATCGACTATTTCGGTCCGTATATGGTCAAGATCGGCCGTAGTCA contains:
- the LOC134290730 gene encoding uncharacterized protein LOC134290730; amino-acid sequence: MVRTTRSAAKATSGTPQRICEKCKIPDNVADMVACERCNRWYHCACGEMAENVTGKWICKDCALTGSGDSVSGRTSSTSRSTRVQLQLMRLEEEKRAQEKLILEQQEQERVRQEKALAAKAALDKRYLDEKYALLISQAEDDEAGSQRSRRSRVSRGTRNSHIEEWVNSVDEAAGGNPMPENVEDIFPPISIAAGANVPCGGMLTRYTGTKPKQYASSQMHDERRSSLPKPANECVGENICTDGMSSIAGMKDPVTASTPIRSVGFQQPVVQPSPHTQSMSIQPVYTQPVYAQSVFVQPIQPQRTLPKLVPRPPLPTFLYPEPIALYKPPASQTHVPIPPLSEQSFLQSRVSRPITSSVELPTSTSAQPPPTLQDHVSAPSHPPPVELPSHLSIDCSTEPRSSMLLPPTTQASSQQQHTLSHGPRSLCDQLGDLSLPPSVLRASTSYTPPLPPPSFPDGELSLLNRSEHHPTLSRVPLQQSAEPYATQLQQLQNQQAMWGQFQQQLSARQVVPKELPIFNGSPEEWPLFISSFHNSTAMCGYSQSENLMRLQRCLKGKALEAVRSNLLLPSSVPKIMETLETLFGSPERLVQSLLNKVRSVPIPKAERLETLVNFGLVVQNLVGHLKAANQQAHLTNPTLLQELVDKLPPHLRLDWALYKKSAGLVDLGTFCDYMSVITSAASDVAHFNDFDGVRPVGSEKQRKERAFVNAHVSAEPRNFEQGKKAENQERPCFICQSVKHRIKDCHKFKSSSLGDRLKAVEAHQLCSVCLVPHGRWSCKSTRTCGVDGCTKKHHPSLHPSQPTGTKPSSSDSSGARPKPDAVVSIHRRSHSAAIFRIIPVVLHGKGAQVATFAFLDEGSSSTLIEKEVADQLNLDGELQPLCLTWTAKVSRHEADSRLVNLKISGVEGSKSFPLTGVSTVRQLELPVQSLRYGELSQQFPYLAGLPVKSYEKAVPRILIGLDNIKLSLPLKTREGCPSGPVAARTRLGWTVFGSVGDSKMDSRSPLLHICKSVEDIKLHDLVKGYFAAENLAVSVACGPEAEEDRRAKEILRRTTVKRADGHYETGLLWRSDVVELPSSYDMAVRRLICLERKLSKRPELQASLEKQISDYQCKGYAHKATPQELEGSDPNRTWYLPIGVVTNPRKPGKVRIIWDAAAKVRGVSLNDMLLKGPDLLSSLPAVLCRFRQRQVAIAGDIREMYHQLNIREEDRQVQRFLYRTDPSTNPEIFVMDVAIFGSTCSPCSANFVKNKNAEEWKDEYPEAATAVVENHYVDDYLDSRDTEEDMTKLATDVRSVQAAAGFELRNWRSNSENVLKCLGEKPAKSPKDFSIDKESQVERVLGMAWLPNEDVFVYSVTLPDELERSTSTKTLTTKRSILRFVMSVFDPLGLISNLLIHGKTIIQDLWRAQVGWDDAIPTDIFDQWMRWIDQLSKLNQVRIPRCYFPDYDRECFKTMQLHVFVDASESNFACMAYFRVIDRGQPRCSLVAAKAKVAPLKPLSIPRLELQAAVIGSRLAKSIEEYHTLPISRRFLWSDSKTVLSWINSDARKYRQYVAVRIGEILEDTRSEEWRWVPTKLNVADEATKWGKGPMMQPDGRWFTGPDFLYMEENEWPQQRVPPTTEEELRAIHVHHVQLIQPFVECSRFSRWERMLRATAYVYSFVDRCRKQDVKPVGRGLQQEDLVRSERALWRLAQAEEFAEELTVLEKNKTTKGELMKFEAESRIRQLSPFLDEFGVMRMEGRTEASPLAAYDAKYPVILPKTHRVTELLVDWYHRRYGHHNGETVVNEIRQRYHIPGLRAMIRMMAKKCRWCVVYKTRPEVPRMAPLPAARVTPFVRPFSLVGIDYFGPYMVKIGRSQVKRWVALFTCLAVRAVHLEVAASLSTESFKMALRRFIARRGAPTQIYTDHGTNFVGASRELARQMAEMNQELAESFTDTNTRWFFIPPSSPHMGGAWERMVRAVKAAMESVNSCRAPSEEVFQTILCEAELMVNSRPLTYVPLETSDQEALTPNHFIHLSSNGVKQPEKMSTTESQALRNGWNLCRYVLDQFWARWIREYLPVLTRRTKWHEEVKPIRKGDLVFIVGEAIRNRWPRGKVVQVIPGRDGRIRQVDVQTSAGVLRRPVAKLAVLDVLPVGNPAGLAQHYEEGNVTGGVTPVATTKEISHRDAADLTECLSSIGSNDVGTKAHVKTTRKRT